One Actinosynnema pretiosum DNA segment encodes these proteins:
- a CDS encoding EF-hand domain-containing protein, which translates to MASDLQKRKMSAVFGAMDANGDGKLEKADFDALTKRWLAVSRDADAEVLRSTMDRWWTVLREASDHNDDDEVTLDEVITAAGDQMLMLDLVVSTAEAMFAAVDLDGSGSVTAQEYATMIHAWTGNDASTDEVFALLDLDGNGELSKSEFARHWVEFWAGDDPDAPANNVFGLI; encoded by the coding sequence ATGGCGAGTGATCTGCAGAAGCGGAAGATGTCCGCGGTCTTCGGCGCGATGGACGCCAACGGGGACGGCAAGCTGGAGAAGGCCGACTTCGACGCGCTGACCAAGCGGTGGCTCGCGGTCAGCCGGGACGCCGACGCCGAGGTGCTGCGCTCGACCATGGACCGGTGGTGGACCGTGCTGCGCGAGGCGTCGGACCACAACGACGACGACGAGGTCACCCTGGACGAGGTGATCACGGCGGCGGGCGACCAGATGCTGATGCTGGACCTGGTCGTGTCGACCGCCGAGGCGATGTTCGCGGCCGTGGACCTGGACGGCAGCGGGTCCGTCACCGCGCAGGAGTACGCGACGATGATCCACGCCTGGACCGGGAACGACGCGTCGACCGACGAGGTGTTCGCGCTGCTCGACCTCGACGGGAACGGGGAGCTGTCCAAGTCGGAGTTCGCCCGGCACTGGGTGGAGTTCTGGGCGGGCGACGACCCGGACGCGCCCGCGAACAACGTGTTCGGGCTGATCTGA
- a CDS encoding DNA-3-methyladenine glycosylase, with amino-acid sequence MPAHADPARRQLTEQELAVDPVDAAKLLLGAVLESTTDEGTVGVRIVEVEAYRGGDDPASHCYRGRTPRNDVMFGPAGHLYVYFVYGMHFCCNVVSLTDGVPGAVLIRAGEVVSGIELARARRPAARTDAELAKGPARLTGVLGLDRAHNGVDLTSADSTVRLYAGEPAETVRTGPRVGVAVAVDVPWRFWVDSPAVSAYRKGGRTRVR; translated from the coding sequence TTGCCCGCTCACGCTGACCCCGCGCGCAGGCAGCTGACCGAGCAGGAGCTGGCGGTCGACCCGGTCGACGCCGCCAAGCTCCTGCTCGGCGCGGTCCTGGAGAGCACCACGGACGAGGGAACCGTCGGCGTGCGGATCGTCGAGGTCGAGGCGTATCGGGGCGGCGACGACCCCGCGTCGCACTGCTACCGGGGGCGCACCCCGCGCAACGACGTCATGTTCGGCCCGGCCGGTCACCTGTACGTGTACTTCGTGTACGGGATGCACTTCTGCTGCAACGTCGTCTCGCTCACCGACGGCGTGCCGGGGGCGGTGCTGATCCGGGCGGGCGAGGTGGTGTCCGGGATCGAGCTGGCCCGCGCCCGCAGGCCCGCCGCCCGCACCGACGCCGAGCTGGCCAAGGGCCCCGCCCGGCTCACCGGCGTGCTCGGGCTCGACCGCGCCCACAACGGCGTCGACCTCACCTCGGCCGACTCCACCGTGCGGCTCTACGCGGGCGAGCCCGCGGAGACCGTCCGCACCGGACCGCGCGTGGGCGTGGCCGTCGCGGTGGACGTCCCCTGGCGCTTCTGGGTCGACTCGCCCGCCGTCAGCGCCTACCGCAAGGGCGGGCGCACGCGGGTCCGCTGA
- the argH gene encoding argininosuccinate lyase — protein sequence MALLSASTHFDWRLAPYDIRGSRAHAAVLHRAGLLSDDELTRMHAALDVLAADVESGAFVPTLADEDVHTALERGLIERAGAELGGKLRAGRSRNDQVATLFRMWLRDAARRVTTGVLDVVDALAGQADRHPGAVMPGRTHLQSAQPVLLAHHLLAHGQALLRDVDRLADWDRRTAVSPYGSGALAGSSLGLDPAMVAADLGFDGPVENSIDGTASRDFAAEIAFVLAMIGVNLSRIAEEVIIWTTAEFRFAVLDDAWSTGSSIMPQKKNPDVAELTRGKSGRLIGNLTGLLATLKAQPLAYNRDLQEDKEPLFDSVEQLELLLPALTGMIATLRFDTDRMAELAPAGFTLATDIAEWLVREGVPFRIAHEAAGECVRAAENRGVGLDELTDDEFAAISPHLTPEVRSVLTVEGSIASRDAHGGTAPVRVAEQLGRLRDKVSVARSR from the coding sequence ATGGCGCTGCTGTCGGCGTCCACGCACTTCGACTGGCGGCTGGCCCCGTACGACATCAGGGGCTCCCGCGCCCACGCCGCCGTGCTGCACCGCGCCGGGCTGCTCAGCGACGACGAGCTGACCCGGATGCACGCCGCGCTGGACGTGCTGGCCGCCGACGTCGAGTCCGGGGCGTTCGTCCCGACCCTCGCCGACGAGGACGTCCACACCGCCCTCGAACGCGGCCTCATCGAGCGCGCGGGCGCCGAGCTGGGCGGCAAGCTCCGCGCGGGCCGCTCCCGCAACGACCAGGTCGCCACCCTGTTCCGGATGTGGCTGCGCGACGCCGCGCGCCGCGTCACCACCGGCGTCCTCGACGTCGTCGACGCCCTCGCGGGCCAGGCCGACCGGCACCCCGGCGCGGTCATGCCCGGCCGCACGCACCTGCAGTCCGCTCAGCCGGTGCTGCTCGCCCACCACCTGCTCGCGCACGGCCAGGCCCTGCTGCGCGACGTCGACCGCCTCGCCGACTGGGACCGCCGCACCGCCGTGTCCCCCTACGGCTCCGGCGCGCTCGCGGGCTCCTCGCTGGGCCTGGACCCGGCCATGGTCGCCGCCGACCTCGGCTTCGACGGCCCCGTCGAGAACTCCATCGACGGCACCGCCTCCCGCGACTTCGCCGCCGAGATCGCGTTCGTGCTCGCCATGATCGGCGTCAACCTCTCCCGCATCGCGGAGGAGGTCATCATCTGGACCACCGCCGAGTTCCGCTTCGCCGTGCTCGACGACGCCTGGTCCACCGGCAGCTCGATCATGCCGCAGAAGAAGAACCCCGACGTGGCCGAGCTGACCAGGGGCAAGTCCGGCAGGCTCATCGGCAACCTCACCGGCCTGCTCGCCACCCTCAAGGCCCAGCCGCTGGCCTACAACCGGGACCTGCAGGAGGACAAGGAGCCCCTGTTCGACTCGGTCGAGCAGCTGGAGCTGCTGCTCCCCGCCCTCACCGGCATGATCGCCACCCTGCGCTTCGACACCGACCGCATGGCCGAGCTGGCGCCCGCCGGGTTCACCCTGGCCACCGACATCGCCGAGTGGCTGGTCCGCGAGGGCGTGCCGTTCCGGATCGCCCACGAGGCGGCGGGGGAGTGCGTGCGCGCCGCCGAGAACCGGGGCGTCGGGCTGGACGAGCTGACCGACGACGAGTTCGCCGCCATCTCCCCCCACCTCACCCCCGAGGTGCGCTCGGTGCTGACCGTCGAGGGCTCCATCGCCTCGCGCGACGCCCACGGCGGCACCGCGCCCGTCCGGGTCGCCGAGCAGCTGGGGCGACTGCGGGACAAGGTCTCCGTTGCCCGCTCACGCTGA
- a CDS encoding argininosuccinate synthase domain-containing protein, with the protein MLTAVAFSGGPASTAALRALPGPVTAVVVDLGQGGGVVAEAVRAALAAGASDAVVVDARDAFADDHCLPALRANAPHADPRPLGAALTHPALATHLVRAAEHLGATRLAHGRPDSHLAAALAALAPGALVPSPRTSAATQPMTGLLMTGLPACAPAAPTSLWDRPGATPPEPAELTVAFDRGVPVALDGETHTARQLLQELARRTGAPAARALTTAHRALEQLTLAPAELRRKRLLDRRWTQLVHAGGWSTPLRRDLDAELADTQHHVTGRVTLRLGVGPAVVTARADDPPVSRRASTGQRCRMAPDRSAPVRSAPAEVHAGTAS; encoded by the coding sequence GTGCTGACCGCTGTCGCCTTCTCCGGAGGCCCGGCCTCCACCGCCGCGCTGCGCGCGCTGCCCGGCCCGGTCACCGCCGTCGTGGTCGACCTCGGTCAGGGTGGTGGCGTGGTGGCCGAGGCAGTCCGCGCCGCGCTCGCGGCGGGCGCGTCCGACGCCGTCGTTGTCGACGCCCGCGACGCGTTCGCCGACGACCACTGCCTGCCCGCGCTGCGCGCCAACGCCCCGCACGCCGACCCCCGTCCCCTCGGCGCCGCCCTCACCCACCCGGCGCTCGCCACCCACCTGGTCCGCGCCGCCGAACACCTCGGCGCCACCCGCCTCGCGCACGGCCGCCCCGATAGCCACTTGGCCGCCGCCCTGGCCGCGCTCGCCCCCGGAGCGCTCGTCCCGAGCCCTCGCACGTCCGCAGCCACCCAGCCGATGACCGGCTTGCTGATGACCGGCCTGCCGGCGTGCGCGCCGGCCGCCCCCACCTCGCTCTGGGACCGCCCCGGCGCCACCCCGCCCGAACCGGCCGAGCTGACCGTCGCCTTCGACCGCGGCGTCCCGGTCGCCCTCGACGGCGAGACCCACACCGCCCGCCAGCTCCTCCAGGAGCTAGCCCGCCGCACCGGCGCCCCCGCCGCCCGCGCGCTCACCACCGCGCACCGCGCCCTCGAACAGCTCACCCTCGCCCCCGCCGAGCTGCGCCGCAAGCGCCTGCTCGACCGCCGCTGGACCCAGCTCGTGCACGCGGGCGGCTGGTCCACCCCGCTCCGCCGCGACCTCGACGCCGAGCTCGCGGACACCCAGCACCACGTCACCGGCCGCGTCACCCTGCGCCTGGGCGTCGGCCCCGCCGTCGTGACCGCCCGCGCCGACGACCCGCCGGTGTCCCGGCGGGCGTCCACCGGGCAGCGGTGCAGAATGGCACCCGACCGGAGCGCGCCCGTCAGGAGCGCGCCCGCCGAAGTCCACGCCGGGACGGCCAGCTGA
- a CDS encoding arginine repressor encodes MSRTARQARIVELVSQNAVRSQAELAKILAAEGVDVTQATLSRDLDELGAVKLRGPDGGAPVYVIPEDGSPVRGVQGGTTRLTRVLEELLVSVDHSGNLAVLRTPPGAAQFLASALDRAALHDIVGTIAGDDTILVVAREPLSGADLAARVTALAEQRTAENGT; translated from the coding sequence GTGAGCAGAACCGCCCGGCAGGCCCGCATCGTGGAGCTGGTCAGCCAGAACGCGGTGCGCAGCCAGGCGGAGCTCGCCAAGATCCTCGCGGCCGAGGGCGTCGACGTCACCCAGGCGACGCTGTCGCGCGACCTGGACGAGCTGGGCGCGGTCAAGCTGCGCGGCCCCGACGGGGGAGCGCCGGTGTACGTCATCCCCGAGGACGGCAGCCCCGTGCGCGGCGTCCAGGGGGGCACCACCAGGCTCACCAGGGTCCTGGAGGAGCTTCTGGTGTCGGTCGACCACTCCGGCAACCTCGCCGTGCTGCGCACCCCGCCGGGCGCGGCGCAGTTCCTGGCCAGCGCGCTGGACCGGGCGGCGCTGCACGACATCGTCGGCACCATCGCGGGCGACGACACCATCCTGGTGGTCGCCCGCGAACCCCTCAGCGGCGCCGACCTGGCCGCGAGGGTGACGGCGCTGGCCGAGCAGCGAACGGCCGAGAACGGCACATGA